From the genome of Bacteroides sp. MSB163, one region includes:
- a CDS encoding GtrA family protein → MVDGVEEQSRFAGWRREVWLFMKAQLSAQIATVIDFLITILLVKLFGIYYLYATFIGSVIGGIVNCVINYEWVFKAEDCKKIHVGLKYFIVWGGSILINTWGTFALTEWLAGMKWVNGLLGYYVYDVFILSKIMVALLVAFFWNYYLQRVFVYRNHDLKRFLKQRLEKK, encoded by the coding sequence ATGGTTGATGGAGTAGAAGAACAGAGTCGGTTTGCAGGTTGGCGCAGGGAAGTGTGGCTTTTCATGAAGGCGCAGCTTTCTGCACAGATAGCTACTGTGATCGATTTTCTGATTACTATTCTTTTGGTGAAATTATTTGGTATATATTATTTGTATGCCACATTTATAGGTTCCGTGATTGGCGGTATTGTCAATTGTGTAATCAACTATGAATGGGTATTTAAGGCGGAAGACTGCAAGAAGATACATGTGGGGTTGAAGTATTTCATTGTCTGGGGTGGGAGCATCCTTATCAATACATGGGGTACTTTTGCTTTGACGGAATGGCTGGCAGGAATGAAATGGGTGAACGGCTTGCTGGGATACTACGTCTATGACGTGTTTATCTTGTCAAAAATAATGGTTGCCCTGCTGGTTGCATTTTTCTGGAACTATTATTTGCAACGGGTCTTCGTCTACCGGAACCACGACTTAAAAAGATTTCTGAAACAACGTTTGGAGAAAAAATAG
- a CDS encoding Rne/Rng family ribonuclease, whose product MTSELVVDVQPKEVSIALLEDKSLVELQSEGRNLSFSVGNMYLGRIKKLMPGLNACFVDVGYEKDAFLHYLDLGPQFNSLEKYVKQTLSDKKKLPQITKATILPDLEKDGTVANTLKVGQEVVVQIVKEPISTKGPRLTSEISFAGRYLVLIPFNDKVSVSQKIKSSEERARLKQLLMSIKPKNFGVIVRTVAEGKRVAELDGELKVLLKHWEDAVTKIQKATKFPTLIYEETSRAVGLLRDLFNPSFENIHVNDEAVFHEIKDYVTLIAPDRAGIVKLYKGQLPIYDNFGITKQIKSSFGKTVSYKSGAYLIIEHTEALHVVDVNSGNRTKNANGQEANALEVNLGAADELARQLRLRDMGGIIVVDFIDMNEAENRQKLYERMCANMQKDRARHNILPLSKFGLMQITRQRVRPAMDVNTTEICPTCFGKGTIKSSILFTDTLESKIDYLVNKLKIKKFSLHIHPYIAAYINQGLVSLKRKWQMKYGFGIKIIPSQKLAFLEYVFYDPQGEEIDMKEEFEIK is encoded by the coding sequence GTGACAAGCGAACTCGTTGTAGACGTACAGCCCAAAGAGGTCTCCATCGCCCTGCTCGAAGACAAGAGCCTGGTGGAACTTCAAAGCGAAGGAAGAAATCTTTCTTTCTCGGTGGGTAACATGTATTTGGGACGAATCAAGAAATTGATGCCCGGCCTGAATGCCTGCTTCGTGGACGTGGGTTACGAGAAAGATGCTTTTCTTCATTATCTGGACTTAGGTCCTCAATTTAACTCGTTAGAGAAGTACGTAAAGCAAACTTTAAGCGATAAAAAGAAACTACCGCAAATCACCAAAGCAACCATACTTCCCGATCTTGAAAAGGATGGCACCGTAGCCAATACACTCAAGGTGGGACAAGAAGTAGTGGTGCAAATTGTCAAGGAGCCCATCTCTACCAAAGGTCCGCGCCTGACTTCCGAAATCTCATTTGCCGGAAGATACCTGGTGCTGATACCTTTCAACGACAAGGTTTCCGTATCACAAAAAATTAAATCGAGCGAAGAACGCGCCCGCCTCAAACAATTGCTGATGAGTATCAAACCGAAGAATTTCGGAGTGATCGTCCGCACCGTTGCCGAAGGGAAACGCGTAGCCGAGCTCGACGGAGAGCTTAAAGTTTTATTAAAGCACTGGGAAGATGCTGTCACCAAAATACAGAAAGCTACTAAATTCCCGACATTGATTTACGAAGAAACCAGCCGTGCCGTAGGCTTATTGCGCGACTTGTTCAATCCTTCTTTCGAGAACATCCACGTCAACGACGAAGCCGTGTTCCACGAAATCAAGGATTACGTAACTCTTATCGCCCCTGACCGGGCAGGAATCGTAAAACTGTATAAAGGACAACTCCCCATTTACGACAATTTCGGTATCACCAAGCAGATCAAGTCTTCGTTTGGCAAGACGGTTTCATACAAGAGTGGTGCCTACCTGATTATTGAGCATACTGAGGCGCTTCACGTAGTAGACGTGAACAGCGGTAACCGCACCAAAAATGCCAACGGACAGGAGGCCAACGCACTCGAAGTGAATCTGGGAGCTGCCGACGAACTGGCTCGCCAGCTGCGACTGAGAGATATGGGTGGTATCATTGTGGTGGACTTCATTGATATGAACGAAGCCGAAAACAGACAAAAGCTTTACGAACGTATGTGTGCCAACATGCAGAAAGACAGGGCAAGACACAACATCCTACCGCTCAGCAAATTCGGACTGATGCAGATTACTCGCCAGCGTGTGCGCCCGGCAATGGATGTCAATACCACAGAAATCTGTCCCACCTGTTTCGGAAAAGGCACAATCAAGTCGTCCATCCTCTTTACGGACACTTTAGAGAGTAAAATTGATTACTTAGTCAACAAATTGAAGATTAAGAAATTCTCGTTACACATCCACCCGTATATTGCTGCTTACATCAACCAAGGACTCGTTTCCCTGAAACGGAAATGGCAGATGAAATACGGATTTGGTATCAAGATTATTCCAAGCCAGAAACTCGCGTTCCTGGAATATGTATTCTACGACCCGCAAGGGGAAGAGATTGACATGAAGGAAGAATTCGAAATTAAATAA
- a CDS encoding phosphatase PAP2 family protein, translating to MIKRYFPSVRETVLLVVIMLIFLLLTATFIGLRMEHFLMAGLFLVLFFAGRTTRKLAVALLPFVIFGISYDWMRVYPNYQVNPIDVQGLYEAEKSLFGISLNGDTLIPCEFFAIHHWPVADFFAGVFYLCWVPVPIAFGLWLYLKGDRRMYLRFAMVFLLVNLIGFAGYYVHPAAPPWYAMNYGFEAMLDTPGNVAGLGRFDELLGCTVFDSIYGRNANVFAAVPSLHAAYMVVALAYAIMNRCKGWLIALFAFIMVGIWCTAIYSGHHYLIDVLLGIFCALLGIFVFEKGLMKWGVFKRFFERYSKYIR from the coding sequence ATGATAAAAAGATATTTTCCTTCGGTGAGGGAGACGGTATTGCTGGTAGTCATTATGCTGATTTTTCTGTTGCTGACGGCTACTTTTATCGGACTTCGCATGGAGCATTTTCTAATGGCGGGATTGTTTCTGGTTTTGTTCTTTGCAGGAAGGACAACCCGTAAGCTGGCAGTGGCTTTGCTGCCTTTTGTTATCTTCGGAATTTCATACGACTGGATGCGGGTGTATCCCAATTATCAGGTAAATCCTATCGATGTACAGGGTTTGTATGAAGCGGAGAAATCCCTTTTCGGTATATCCCTGAATGGAGATACGCTGATTCCCTGTGAATTTTTTGCCATACATCACTGGCCGGTAGCTGATTTCTTTGCCGGGGTGTTCTATCTCTGCTGGGTGCCTGTGCCTATAGCTTTCGGTTTGTGGCTTTATCTGAAGGGAGATCGCCGGATGTATCTCCGTTTTGCCATGGTCTTTCTGTTGGTCAATCTTATTGGCTTTGCCGGATATTATGTTCATCCTGCCGCTCCCCCTTGGTATGCTATGAACTATGGGTTCGAGGCAATGCTGGATACTCCGGGAAATGTGGCGGGGTTGGGACGCTTTGACGAACTGCTGGGATGCACGGTTTTCGACTCTATCTATGGGCGTAATGCAAATGTATTTGCAGCCGTCCCTTCGCTGCATGCGGCATATATGGTTGTGGCGTTGGCTTATGCTATTATGAATCGCTGCAAGGGCTGGCTGATAGCATTGTTCGCGTTTATCATGGTGGGTATCTGGTGTACGGCTATTTATTCGGGACATCATTACCTGATTGATGTATTACTGGGAATATTCTGTGCTCTCCTGGGCATCTTTGTCTTTGAAAAAGGATTGATGAAATGGGGAGTATTCAAGCGCTTCTTCGAACGTTATAGTAAATATATCCGTTAA
- a CDS encoding iron-containing alcohol dehydrogenase, which yields MNNFVFCSPTEFVFGKATEMQVGALARKHGARKVMIVYGGGSVVRSGLLDRVKQSLQEAGIEYCLMGGVQPNPVDTKVYEGIEFCRREQADMLLPVGGGSVIDTAKAIAAGVLYEGDFWDFYIGKAKVTKALKVAVVLTIPAAGSEGSGNTVITKLDGLQKLSLRVPEVLRPVFSIMNPELTYTLPPFQTACGVADMMAHIMERYFTNTQEVEIGDRLCEGTLMAIINEAPKVMRNPEDYGARANLMWAGMIAHNGTCGVGCEEDWASHFLEHEISAIYGVTHGAGLSVIFPAWMTWMIEHNVGKIAQYAVRVWGVPESEDKKAVALEGIGKLKVFFSSLGLPVTFKELGIENPDIDRLADSLHRNKGELVGNYVKLTMQDSKEIYHLACAGECW from the coding sequence ATGAATAATTTCGTTTTTTGCAGTCCTACCGAATTTGTATTCGGTAAGGCTACGGAAATGCAAGTCGGTGCACTGGCACGGAAACATGGTGCGCGGAAAGTGATGATCGTGTACGGCGGCGGTTCTGTTGTACGGAGTGGCTTGCTGGATAGGGTGAAGCAATCCTTGCAGGAAGCAGGGATTGAATATTGTTTGATGGGTGGCGTGCAGCCGAATCCAGTGGATACGAAAGTGTATGAAGGCATTGAATTCTGCCGTCGTGAACAGGCTGATATGTTGTTGCCTGTGGGTGGTGGTTCTGTCATTGATACAGCCAAAGCTATAGCGGCAGGTGTGCTTTATGAAGGTGACTTCTGGGATTTCTATATCGGAAAGGCTAAAGTGACTAAAGCGCTGAAAGTAGCTGTTGTGCTGACTATTCCTGCTGCCGGAAGTGAAGGTTCCGGTAATACGGTTATAACGAAACTGGACGGTTTGCAGAAACTAAGTTTGCGTGTACCGGAAGTTTTGCGTCCGGTATTCTCTATTATGAATCCGGAACTTACTTATACTTTGCCGCCCTTTCAGACAGCCTGCGGTGTAGCTGATATGATGGCTCATATCATGGAACGTTATTTTACGAACACTCAGGAGGTGGAAATTGGAGATCGCCTTTGTGAAGGCACTTTGATGGCTATCATCAATGAAGCTCCCAAGGTAATGAGAAATCCCGAAGATTACGGTGCGCGTGCCAACTTGATGTGGGCGGGCATGATTGCGCATAATGGTACTTGTGGCGTAGGTTGTGAAGAAGATTGGGCTTCGCACTTCCTGGAGCATGAAATCAGTGCTATTTATGGTGTTACTCATGGTGCTGGGTTATCAGTTATTTTCCCTGCCTGGATGACGTGGATGATAGAACATAATGTGGGAAAGATTGCCCAATATGCCGTTCGTGTATGGGGTGTTCCTGAATCAGAAGATAAGAAAGCGGTTGCTTTGGAGGGTATTGGTAAGCTGAAAGTTTTCTTTAGTTCTCTTGGTCTGCCTGTGACATTTAAAGAACTGGGTATTGAAAATCCTGATATTGATCGTCTGGCGGATAGTCTGCACCGCAATAAAGGAGAGTTGGTAGGGAATTATGTGAAGTTGACAATGCAGGACAGCAAAGAGATTTATCACCTTGCATGTGCAGGGGAGTGTTGGTGA
- a CDS encoding HU family DNA-binding protein, with translation MTKADIVNEITKNTGIDKVTVLTTVEAFMDTVKASLSKDENVYLRGFGSFVVKKRAQKTARNISKNTTIIIPEHNIPAFKPAKTFTISVKK, from the coding sequence ATGACTAAAGCTGATATTGTAAACGAAATTACAAAGAACACCGGGATTGACAAAGTAACAGTGCTTACTACGGTTGAAGCGTTCATGGACACAGTAAAAGCATCTTTATCAAAAGATGAAAATGTTTACCTCCGCGGGTTTGGTAGCTTCGTAGTGAAGAAAAGAGCACAGAAAACTGCTCGTAACATCTCAAAGAATACTACGATTATCATTCCGGAACACAATATTCCGGCATTTAAGCCTGCAAAAACATTCACCATCTCCGTGAAGAAATAA
- a CDS encoding phosphatidylglycerophosphatase A family protein — MRRPSFFPVLIGTGFGSGFSPFAPGTAGALLATLIWFGLSLLISETCLLWTTVALISLFTVAGIWATDRLEPYWGEDPSRVVVDEMVGVWITLLAAPAGHIWYGLAAFVLFRFFDILKPLGIRRMENLPGGVGVMMDDVLAGVYGFIVLIVARWLME; from the coding sequence ATGAGGAGACCTTCCTTCTTCCCTGTCCTGATAGGCACGGGCTTCGGCTCAGGCTTTTCTCCCTTTGCTCCGGGCACGGCGGGCGCTTTACTCGCTACGCTAATCTGGTTCGGACTTTCTTTACTCATATCAGAAACTTGTCTGTTGTGGACGACTGTCGCATTGATATCTCTGTTCACCGTAGCCGGAATCTGGGCTACCGACCGTCTGGAACCCTACTGGGGTGAAGATCCGTCGCGCGTGGTGGTGGATGAGATGGTAGGTGTGTGGATCACGCTCCTGGCAGCTCCGGCAGGTCATATCTGGTATGGACTGGCAGCATTTGTTTTGTTCCGCTTTTTTGATATTCTGAAACCGCTGGGCATCCGGCGGATGGAAAATCTTCCGGGTGGAGTGGGAGTGATGATGGACGACGTATTGGCAGGAGTGTATGGTTTCATTGTTTTAATTGTGGCGAGATGGTTGATGGAGTAG
- a CDS encoding inositol-3-phosphate synthase translates to MKENIKPATGRLGVLVVGVGGAVSTTMITGTLAARKGLAKPIGSITQMATIRMENNDEKLIKDVVPLADLNDIVFGGWDIFPDNAYEAAMYAEVLKEKDLNLVKEELQAIKPMPAAFDHNFAKRLNGTYIKQAATRWEMMEQLREDIRNFKAANNCERIAVLWAASTEIYVPLCKEHESLAALEEAMKANNTEVISPSMCYAYAAIAEGAPFIMGAPNLCVDTPAMWEFSKKMNVPISGKDFKSGQTLMKTVLAPMFKTRMLGVSGWFSTNILGNRDGEVLDQPENFKTKEVSKLSVIDNIFEPEKYPDLYGDVYHKVRINYYPPRKDNKEAWDNIDIFGWMGYPMEIKVNFLCRDSILAAPIALDLVIFSDLALRAGMSGIQTWLSFFCKSPMHDFEHEPIHDLFTQWRMVKETIRTMVGEKSPSYLD, encoded by the coding sequence ATGAAAGAAAACATTAAGCCGGCAACTGGTCGTTTGGGTGTACTGGTAGTCGGAGTGGGTGGCGCGGTCTCAACCACCATGATAACGGGTACATTGGCTGCTCGTAAGGGACTGGCAAAACCTATTGGGTCTATTACACAGATGGCCACAATACGCATGGAGAACAACGACGAAAAGCTGATTAAGGACGTAGTGCCTTTGGCAGATTTGAACGACATTGTTTTCGGCGGATGGGATATCTTCCCTGATAATGCATACGAAGCTGCGATGTATGCAGAAGTTCTGAAAGAAAAAGACTTAAATCTGGTAAAAGAGGAATTGCAAGCTATCAAACCGATGCCTGCTGCCTTTGACCACAACTTTGCAAAACGTCTGAATGGTACGTACATCAAACAGGCTGCCACCCGTTGGGAAATGATGGAGCAACTGCGTGAGGATATCCGTAACTTCAAGGCTGCCAACAACTGCGAACGTATTGCCGTGCTGTGGGCTGCAAGTACTGAAATCTACGTTCCGTTGTGTAAAGAACACGAGTCGCTTGCTGCTTTGGAAGAAGCAATGAAGGCTAATAACACGGAAGTGATTTCTCCGAGTATGTGCTATGCTTATGCTGCAATTGCAGAAGGTGCTCCGTTCATTATGGGTGCTCCTAACTTGTGCGTAGATACTCCGGCAATGTGGGAATTCTCTAAGAAGATGAATGTGCCCATCTCCGGTAAGGACTTCAAGAGTGGACAGACACTGATGAAAACAGTGCTCGCTCCGATGTTCAAGACTCGTATGCTGGGTGTAAGCGGTTGGTTCTCTACCAACATCCTGGGTAACCGTGACGGCGAAGTGCTCGATCAACCCGAAAACTTCAAAACAAAAGAAGTCAGCAAGTTGTCTGTTATCGATAACATCTTCGAACCTGAAAAATATCCCGATCTCTATGGTGATGTTTACCACAAGGTTCGTATCAACTACTATCCTCCCCGTAAAGATAATAAGGAAGCATGGGATAACATCGACATCTTCGGATGGATGGGGTACCCGATGGAAATCAAAGTAAACTTCCTGTGCCGTGACTCTATTCTTGCAGCTCCTATTGCACTCGACCTCGTTATTTTCAGTGATCTGGCATTGCGTGCAGGTATGTCTGGAATCCAGACTTGGTTGTCATTCTTCTGCAAGAGCCCGATGCACGACTTTGAGCATGAACCGATTCATGATCTGTTCACTCAATGGAGAATGGTGAAAGAAACAATCCGTACGATGGTGGGTGAAAAATCACCGAGCTATCTGGATTAA
- a CDS encoding CDP-alcohol phosphatidyltransferase family protein, which produces MNYRDWLQQVIYKIINPVVRGMIKIGITPNFITTTGLILNIVAAGIFIYAGLVTDSEEDLSLVGWTGGLILFAGLFDMMDGRVARLGNMSSTFGALYDSVLDRYSELFTLFGISYYLILQGYFWGSIITFLALIGSLMVSYVRARAEGLGLECKVGIMQRPERVVLTSLGALFCGIFSDCTLFDPMLILIVPLAIIAVLANLTAFVRLAHCYKLLNK; this is translated from the coding sequence ATGAATTACAGAGATTGGCTGCAGCAGGTGATATACAAGATTATCAATCCCGTTGTGCGCGGCATGATTAAAATTGGCATTACGCCTAACTTTATTACTACTACCGGGTTGATTCTTAATATTGTGGCTGCCGGTATATTTATTTATGCAGGGTTAGTGACGGATTCAGAAGAAGACCTTTCCTTAGTGGGGTGGACAGGCGGACTGATACTCTTTGCCGGGTTGTTTGACATGATGGACGGCCGCGTGGCGCGTCTTGGCAATATGTCTTCCACCTTCGGGGCATTGTACGATTCGGTGCTAGACCGTTACAGTGAACTGTTTACTTTGTTCGGCATATCCTATTATCTTATATTGCAGGGTTATTTCTGGGGTTCCATTATCACTTTTCTTGCTTTGATCGGTTCGCTGATGGTAAGTTACGTACGCGCACGTGCCGAAGGGCTGGGACTGGAATGTAAAGTAGGTATTATGCAACGCCCTGAGCGAGTGGTGCTGACCAGTCTGGGAGCTTTGTTTTGCGGTATATTTTCCGATTGCACACTCTTCGACCCGATGTTAATCCTGATTGTTCCTCTGGCAATCATTGCCGTATTGGCTAATCTGACGGCTTTTGTCCGTCTGGCACATTGCTATAAACTTTTGAATAAATGA
- the mutY gene encoding A/G-specific adenine glycosylase, with product MNIFSEKLIAWYAENKRELPWRDTTDPYIIWISEIILQQTRVAQGYDYFLRFIHRFPNVTALAEAPEDEVMKCWQGLGYYSRARNLHAAAKSMNGVFPATYEGVRALKGVGDYTAAAICSSAYGMPYAVVDGNVYRVLSRYFGIDTPVDSTEGKKLFAALADEMMDKSQPAVYNQAIMDFGAIQCTPQSPNCLFCPLADSCSALKEGTITKLPVKQHKTKTTNRYFNYIYVRVGACTYLHKRTKDDIWKNLFEFPLIETEAPVTEEEFHELPQVRALFADGEVSGLRLISGNVKHVLSHRVIYANFYEVVLPENSTSLSAFQRVKIEDLEQYAVSRLVHAFLEKYL from the coding sequence ATGAATATATTTAGTGAGAAATTGATAGCCTGGTATGCCGAAAACAAGCGTGAATTGCCTTGGCGGGATACCACTGACCCTTATATTATATGGATTTCAGAGATTATACTGCAACAGACCCGGGTAGCGCAGGGTTATGATTATTTTTTGCGTTTTATCCATCGTTTTCCTAATGTGACAGCCTTGGCTGAGGCACCGGAAGATGAGGTGATGAAATGCTGGCAGGGACTGGGGTATTATTCCCGCGCACGCAATCTGCATGCGGCGGCAAAAAGCATGAATGGTGTTTTTCCGGCTACTTATGAAGGGGTGCGTGCGTTGAAGGGGGTAGGGGACTATACTGCTGCGGCTATTTGCTCATCTGCCTACGGTATGCCTTATGCAGTGGTGGACGGGAATGTCTATCGTGTGCTTTCCCGCTATTTCGGCATCGATACGCCAGTGGACAGTACGGAAGGCAAGAAATTGTTTGCTGCTTTGGCAGATGAGATGATGGATAAATCGCAGCCTGCTGTCTACAATCAGGCGATAATGGATTTCGGTGCCATACAGTGTACGCCGCAATCACCGAATTGCCTGTTTTGCCCTTTGGCCGACAGTTGCTCCGCCTTGAAGGAGGGTACGATAACGAAGTTGCCCGTAAAGCAGCATAAGACGAAAACCACCAATCGTTATTTCAACTATATATATGTACGTGTGGGCGCGTGTACCTACTTACATAAGCGGACGAAGGATGATATCTGGAAAAATCTTTTCGAATTTCCGCTGATAGAAACAGAAGCGCCTGTGACGGAAGAAGAGTTTCATGAATTGCCGCAGGTACGTGCGCTTTTTGCAGACGGGGAGGTTTCGGGATTGCGTTTAATCAGTGGAAATGTGAAGCATGTGCTCTCCCACAGGGTGATTTATGCCAATTTCTATGAAGTTGTTTTACCGGAAAATTCCACTTCTCTTTCTGCCTTCCAGCGGGTGAAAATAGAGGATTTGGAGCAGTATGCGGTCTCTCGTCTGGTGCATGCCTTTCTGGAGAAATATCTATAA
- a CDS encoding gliding motility-associated protein GldE — translation MDPDAYLCQLANVFNGISVHSPTISAIIAIVLAGLLLLVSGFASASEIAFFSLSPSDLNAIDERKHPSDEKIRKLLDDTERLLATILITNNFVNVTIIMLCNFFFMSVFEFHSPIAEFLILTVILTFLLLLFGEIMPKIYSAQKTLAFCRFSAPGIWMFRSLFYPVASMLVRSTSFLNKHFARKNHNISVDELSHALELTDKEELKEENNILEGIIRFGGETAKEVMTSRLDVVDLDIRTPFKDVLQCIIENAYSRIPIYSENRDNIKGILYIKDLLPHLNKVDFRWQSLIRPAYFVPETKMIDDLLRDFQANKIHIAIVVDEFGGTSGIVTMEDIIEEIVGEIHDEYDDEERTYAVLNDHTWVFEAKTQLTDFYKITKVDEEVFDEVAGDSDTLAGLLLELKGEFPVLHEKVTYDHYEFEVLEMDNRRILKVKFTINTPPSDSDKKD, via the coding sequence TTGGACCCAGACGCTTATTTATGCCAGTTGGCAAATGTTTTTAATGGTATATCCGTACATAGCCCTACTATTTCGGCAATCATCGCCATTGTGTTGGCAGGTTTGCTGTTGCTCGTATCCGGCTTTGCCTCAGCTTCAGAAATAGCCTTTTTCTCTCTTTCTCCGTCCGACCTGAATGCCATTGACGAGAGGAAACATCCCTCAGACGAGAAAATTCGTAAACTCCTGGATGACACGGAAAGGTTGTTGGCAACCATCCTGATAACAAACAATTTTGTGAATGTGACCATTATTATGCTCTGTAACTTCTTCTTTATGAGTGTGTTTGAGTTCCATTCTCCTATTGCGGAATTTCTGATACTGACCGTCATCCTAACCTTCCTTCTGCTTCTTTTCGGTGAAATCATGCCGAAGATTTATTCAGCCCAGAAGACGTTGGCTTTCTGCCGCTTCTCCGCTCCGGGTATTTGGATGTTTCGTTCCCTTTTTTATCCGGTAGCTTCTATGCTGGTACGTTCCACTTCGTTCCTGAATAAGCATTTTGCCCGTAAAAACCATAATATTTCGGTAGACGAACTTTCCCATGCCCTTGAATTGACGGATAAGGAGGAACTGAAAGAAGAGAATAATATTCTGGAAGGTATCATTCGTTTTGGCGGTGAAACGGCGAAGGAGGTGATGACTTCCCGTCTGGACGTAGTCGATCTGGATATTCGTACTCCTTTCAAGGATGTATTGCAATGTATTATCGAAAATGCTTACTCCCGTATCCCTATTTATTCCGAGAACCGGGATAATATCAAAGGTATCTTATATATCAAGGACTTGTTGCCCCATTTGAATAAGGTGGACTTCCGTTGGCAATCGCTGATACGTCCTGCCTATTTTGTTCCGGAAACTAAGATGATTGACGATTTGCTGCGTGATTTTCAGGCCAATAAGATTCATATAGCCATTGTGGTTGATGAATTTGGCGGTACGTCGGGAATTGTGACGATGGAGGATATCATCGAGGAGATAGTCGGAGAGATTCATGACGAATATGATGACGAAGAACGTACGTATGCAGTGTTGAACGATCATACGTGGGTGTTTGAAGCCAAAACGCAGTTGACGGACTTTTATAAGATTACGAAGGTGGATGAGGAAGTCTTTGATGAGGTGGCGGGTGATTCCGATACGCTTGCAGGATTATTGCTGGAGCTGAAAGGTGAATTCCCGGTCTTGCATGAAAAGGTTACTTACGATCACTATGAGTTTGAAGTCCTGGAGATGGATAACCGTCGTATTCTTAAAGTGAAGTTCACTATCAATACTCCTCCGTCGGATTCCGATAAGAAAGATTGA
- a CDS encoding single-stranded DNA-binding protein, translating into MSVNKVILIGNVGRDPEVRYLDSGIAVASLPLATTDRAYTLANGTQVPERTEWHNLVLWRGLAETAEKYVHKGDKLYVEGKIRTRSYDDQTGAKRYVTEIFVDSMEMLSPRGTAAPGAAAPQPGVSQGAPAQPMAQSQATPAQDNTTDDLPF; encoded by the coding sequence ATGTCAGTAAATAAAGTAATATTGATTGGAAATGTAGGTAGAGACCCTGAAGTAAGATACCTTGATTCCGGTATCGCTGTGGCTTCTTTGCCTTTGGCTACTACAGACCGTGCATACACATTGGCTAACGGTACGCAAGTACCCGAACGGACGGAATGGCACAATCTGGTACTTTGGCGCGGACTGGCAGAAACAGCCGAAAAATATGTGCATAAAGGAGATAAACTTTATGTGGAAGGCAAAATCCGTACCCGTTCATACGATGACCAGACCGGCGCAAAGCGCTATGTTACGGAAATCTTTGTGGACTCTATGGAAATGCTGAGCCCCAGAGGAACAGCTGCACCGGGTGCTGCCGCTCCGCAACCAGGTGTGTCACAAGGTGCTCCTGCACAACCTATGGCGCAATCGCAGGCAACTCCTGCACAAGATAATACAACGGACGATTTACCGTTCTAA